A part of Sulfurimonas sp. HSL-1716 genomic DNA contains:
- the amrA gene encoding AmmeMemoRadiSam system protein A, translating to MLDTILLRIAKTAILSRFDSAYKIDKESLIKKYPYLAQDGATFVTLNYDGNLRGCIGSIVAHRDLLDDILSNAASAAFNDPRFSSLDADELSHLTLEVSLLSSPHILDYNDYEDLLAKVRPHIDGLILKHGIYQGTFLPQVWEQLPSSEKFLEHLSYKAGANPSIYNEHPAIYRYTVDSIEEKFDEVLPL from the coding sequence ATGTTAGACACTATTTTACTCCGCATTGCCAAAACGGCGATCCTCAGCAGATTTGATTCTGCTTACAAAATCGATAAAGAGAGTCTTATTAAAAAATATCCCTATCTTGCCCAAGACGGCGCAACTTTCGTGACTTTGAACTATGACGGAAATCTTCGCGGCTGTATAGGTTCGATCGTCGCACACAGAGACCTGCTTGACGATATTTTAAGCAATGCGGCATCCGCGGCATTCAATGACCCGAGATTTTCGTCTCTGGATGCAGACGAGCTTTCTCATCTGACCTTGGAAGTATCGCTCTTAAGCTCTCCTCATATCTTGGATTATAACGATTATGAAGACCTTCTTGCCAAAGTAAGACCCCATATCGACGGATTGATCCTAAAACATGGGATATATCAAGGAACTTTTTTACCACAGGTGTGGGAGCAGCTTCCCTCTTCAGAAAAATTCCTGGAACATCTAAGCTACAAAGCGGGGGCAAATCCGTCCATATATAATGAACATCCTGCGATATACCGTTACACGGTCGATTCGATCGAGGAGAAATTCGATGAAGTATTACCGCTATAA
- a CDS encoding DUF302 domain-containing protein — MIKKVLGAAFALAMVLTISGCSTMHMGYTAVFKSGDLDEGAMPAYDAMFTKVAKYGDPARAMMNEYKVNKDVKNEDVADSIKALAEEYNMRVTGDIKMFTKADAKPDEVKHARIFSLCSLTIAKVFLNHSRWYGGFMPCRIMLVEYGNGDRYLITMDMTLAIHGGRPLPPDMLKMAQSVEKAMINVPKRAAVGDF; from the coding sequence ATGATAAAAAAAGTTTTAGGCGCTGCTTTTGCATTAGCCATGGTTTTGACTATAAGTGGATGTTCTACAATGCATATGGGTTATACGGCAGTATTTAAGTCAGGTGATTTAGATGAGGGTGCTATGCCGGCATACGATGCTATGTTTACAAAAGTTGCTAAATACGGTGATCCGGCAAGAGCTATGATGAATGAGTACAAAGTAAACAAAGATGTTAAAAACGAAGATGTTGCGGATTCGATCAAAGCTTTGGCCGAAGAGTACAATATGCGTGTAACCGGCGATATCAAAATGTTTACAAAAGCGGATGCTAAACCGGATGAGGTCAAACATGCGAGAATCTTCTCTTTATGTAGTTTGACGATAGCAAAAGTATTTCTAAACCATTCTCGCTGGTACGGCGGTTTCATGCCGTGTAGAATCATGCTTGTGGAGTACGGTAACGGGGACAGATATCTTATCACTATGGATATGACGCTTGCGATCCATGGCGGTAGACCGCTTCCACCGGATATGCTGAAAATGGCGCAAAGTGTAGAAAAGGCTATGATAAACGTGCCAAAAAGAGCAGCTGTAGGTGATTTCTAA
- the amrS gene encoding AmmeMemoRadiSam system radical SAM enzyme, with the protein MKYYRYKDEDSIVCVLCKHYCTLKKDSHGICGINYNIDSKLVNKTYGHPSAVHVDPIEKKPLYHFLPGSLSFSLGTVGCNFRCPFCQNYSISQTSVVDESITMMPQDVVDLAIKHGCQSISYTYNEPTIWYPYAKDIGILAKEKGLKNVFVSSGYESHEVLEDMPSWLDAANIDLKSFSHDYYKKVLKTNLEGVLESLIEFAKSDIWLEITTLLIPGVNDSSEEIEKMAEFISTKLGREIPWHFSAFHPDYKMQSTPSTPLNTLLNARKIAYKHGIKYVYLGNIANDSSTYCPNCKEKLIDRNGFHSHILNFTDGKCGNCGYNIKGRWS; encoded by the coding sequence ATGAAGTATTACCGCTATAAAGACGAAGATTCCATCGTTTGTGTTTTATGCAAGCATTACTGTACGTTAAAAAAAGATTCGCACGGCATCTGCGGAATAAACTACAACATCGATTCAAAACTCGTAAATAAAACTTACGGTCATCCAAGTGCCGTTCATGTGGATCCGATAGAAAAAAAACCGCTGTACCATTTTCTGCCCGGCAGCCTCTCCTTTTCGCTGGGTACGGTCGGATGCAATTTCAGATGCCCGTTTTGCCAGAACTACTCTATTTCACAGACATCGGTCGTAGACGAAAGCATCACGATGATGCCCCAAGACGTAGTCGACCTGGCTATAAAACATGGCTGCCAAAGCATCAGCTACACATACAACGAGCCGACTATCTGGTACCCTTATGCAAAGGATATCGGTATTTTGGCAAAAGAGAAAGGGCTCAAAAACGTCTTCGTCTCCAGCGGATATGAATCGCATGAGGTATTAGAAGATATGCCCTCATGGCTGGACGCGGCGAACATCGACCTCAAAAGCTTCTCGCATGATTACTATAAAAAAGTTTTAAAAACGAATCTTGAAGGTGTTTTAGAATCATTAATAGAGTTCGCAAAAAGCGATATCTGGCTTGAGATAACGACGCTTCTTATACCCGGAGTTAATGACAGCAGCGAGGAGATAGAGAAAATGGCCGAATTCATATCCACGAAGCTGGGCCGTGAAATACCTTGGCATTTCAGTGCGTTTCATCCCGACTATAAGATGCAAAGCACACCCTCTACACCGCTTAATACTCTTTTAAACGCCAGAAAAATAGCATATAAACACGGTATCAAATACGTCTATCTGGGAAATATCGCAAACGACAGCAGTACCTACTGTCCGAACTGCAAAGAGAAACTGATAGACAGAAACGGATTTCATTCGCACATTTTGAACTTTACGGACGGTAAATGCGGAAATTGCGGATATAACATAAAAGGAAGATGGTCATGA
- a CDS encoding PAS domain S-box protein has translation MADTSVYKTIFEMTNVGMAIADLSGGFIQVNKSLCDLLGYTKEELQNRTFQEISHASDLKEDLHHIEEINKGLIDTFSMEKRYFKKNGELVWVDLTVTAVRKADKKVDYYIAVIKDIDELKQAQFALRLEEEKAKLYLDVAAVMLLALDRNGKIRLINPKGCEILGYSQEELLGKDWIETVLPKRVQADVKELMQSIFSGNIEPVEYFENSVITKVGEERTIAWHNGAIRDHNGDIIGLMTSGQDITDEKQAQEELRLQKEEFETIFKASKDGIAILDLESHFLDFNDAYLKFTGFSREEMLTKSCIEMSIPEDVPRARQAVQEAIEKGYVENFEKSCIVKNGKQIAINMSLALLPDKTRLLITTKDMSAKKAYEDLLKKTIEQQEALLKIETAGFVHIKDRKFTWTNRAFEKMLGYEAGELVGKDTRILYSNDEEYESFGRESSIAFETSKTYNKEINCLRKDGKALVLMKSLTAIEGSPGEALGVFVDITQMKENEREIQKAETKFFTLFNEALNPIAVVDPIKHKILEVNPAATELYGYTNEEFKQLDISAIEMLEDQAEINKRQEAMITKGWDRFTTKHRTKEGSILDVDVSVRAIQLENKPYLYATFHDITAQKNNERQLIEVKTELEKQKIFITSLLDAQPNMMLLTDGEISSFMNKAALKYFNCRDLDEFKERYNCICYRFIKNDAYFHLGKVQEGQNWIEVLLRLPQDQHIVTIQSLKDGIVRAFNISVRKFNSDYAVNFTDISETVVKQRDLEDKTTHDKLTKAYNREYLEQNIQRILSQNETVAFAMVDIDHFKKINDTYGHDVGDKVLKDLVKVLDDFSRKEDILIRWGGEEFLLLLKVDEKTALAKVLEHIRKAIEEHKFPVANKITCSFGAVLHDPSHAWEMTFKSADIALYEAKASGRNRVVVSV, from the coding sequence ATGGCTGATACAAGCGTATATAAGACGATTTTTGAAATGACGAATGTAGGTATGGCCATTGCCGACTTGAGCGGAGGATTTATACAAGTCAATAAGAGCTTATGTGATCTGCTGGGGTATACGAAAGAGGAGCTACAGAACAGGACTTTTCAAGAGATAAGTCATGCAAGCGACCTAAAAGAAGATTTACACCATATTGAAGAGATCAATAAAGGGCTTATCGATACTTTTAGTATGGAAAAACGATACTTTAAGAAAAACGGAGAGTTGGTATGGGTGGACCTGACCGTCACGGCAGTCCGAAAAGCCGACAAGAAGGTCGATTATTATATTGCCGTTATCAAAGATATCGATGAGCTTAAACAAGCGCAGTTCGCATTGCGTTTAGAAGAAGAAAAAGCAAAGCTGTATCTCGATGTCGCAGCCGTCATGCTGCTTGCTTTGGACAGAAACGGAAAAATCCGGCTTATCAATCCCAAAGGCTGTGAGATATTAGGGTATTCGCAAGAGGAGCTGTTGGGAAAAGATTGGATCGAAACGGTTTTGCCAAAGCGTGTACAAGCAGATGTCAAAGAATTGATGCAGAGCATCTTCAGCGGCAACATAGAGCCTGTAGAGTATTTTGAAAATTCCGTGATCACCAAAGTAGGTGAAGAACGGACCATAGCCTGGCATAACGGTGCGATACGGGACCACAACGGAGATATTATCGGTTTGATGACATCGGGACAGGATATCACGGATGAGAAACAGGCACAAGAAGAGCTTCGTCTTCAAAAAGAGGAGTTCGAGACTATCTTTAAAGCTTCCAAGGACGGCATAGCCATTCTTGATCTGGAGTCTCACTTTCTTGACTTCAATGATGCATATTTAAAATTTACAGGCTTCAGCCGTGAAGAGATGCTCACAAAATCATGCATTGAAATGAGTATTCCAGAAGATGTCCCAAGAGCCAGACAAGCCGTACAAGAAGCGATAGAAAAAGGGTACGTCGAAAATTTTGAAAAATCCTGCATCGTAAAAAACGGAAAACAGATCGCCATCAATATGAGTCTTGCTTTGCTGCCGGATAAAACAAGACTGCTTATCACTACAAAAGATATGAGCGCAAAAAAAGCATACGAAGATCTGCTGAAAAAGACCATCGAGCAGCAAGAAGCACTTTTGAAGATAGAAACGGCAGGCTTTGTCCATATAAAGGACAGAAAATTTACCTGGACGAACAGGGCTTTTGAGAAAATGCTCGGATACGAGGCAGGCGAACTCGTCGGAAAAGATACCCGTATCCTGTATAGCAATGACGAAGAGTACGAGAGTTTCGGCAGAGAAAGTTCGATCGCGTTTGAGACATCAAAAACATACAATAAAGAGATAAACTGTCTTCGCAAAGACGGCAAAGCATTAGTGCTTATGAAAAGTCTGACAGCCATTGAAGGTTCTCCAGGCGAAGCTCTCGGCGTGTTTGTGGACATTACGCAGATGAAAGAGAACGAACGGGAGATACAAAAAGCGGAGACGAAGTTTTTTACCCTGTTCAACGAAGCGCTGAACCCTATTGCCGTCGTCGATCCGATCAAACATAAGATATTGGAAGTAAATCCTGCTGCAACCGAACTGTACGGCTATACAAATGAAGAGTTCAAGCAATTGGACATATCTGCCATCGAAATGCTGGAAGATCAAGCCGAGATAAACAAAAGACAAGAGGCTATGATCACAAAAGGCTGGGACAGATTTACCACCAAGCACAGGACAAAAGAGGGTTCGATCTTGGATGTTGACGTCAGCGTGCGTGCCATACAATTGGAAAACAAGCCCTATCTGTATGCTACGTTTCATGACATAACGGCTCAAAAGAATAACGAAAGACAGTTGATCGAAGTAAAAACGGAACTTGAAAAACAGAAGATATTTATAACGAGTCTTTTAGACGCACAGCCCAACATGATGCTTCTGACGGACGGGGAAATATCTTCATTTATGAATAAAGCGGCATTGAAATATTTCAACTGCAGGGATCTGGACGAATTTAAAGAACGCTATAACTGTATCTGTTATCGATTTATCAAGAACGATGCATATTTTCATCTCGGAAAAGTTCAAGAGGGACAAAACTGGATCGAAGTACTCTTGAGACTTCCTCAGGATCAGCATATAGTAACGATCCAGTCATTGAAAGACGGGATTGTCAGAGCATTTAACATCTCGGTGAGAAAGTTCAACAGTGATTATGCGGTGAACTTTACGGATATTAGCGAGACGGTCGTAAAACAACGCGATCTAGAGGATAAAACTACTCATGACAAACTTACAAAAGCGTATAATAGAGAGTACCTCGAACAAAATATCCAAAGGATTCTGTCTCAAAACGAAACCGTTGCATTTGCTATGGTCGATATTGATCATTTTAAAAAGATCAACGATACATACGGTCATGATGTCGGAGACAAGGTTCTTAAAGATTTGGTTAAAGTTCTTGATGACTTTTCAAGAAAAGAGGATATTTTGATACGATGGGGCGGGGAAGAGTTTTTACTGCTGTTAAAAGTAGATGAAAAAACAGCGCTTGCAAAAGTGCTTGAACATATCAGAAAAGCTATTGAAGAGCATAAATTTCCTGTCGCAAACAAGATCACCTGCAGTTTCGGTGCTGTTTTGCATGATCCGTCTCATGCGTGGGAGATGACCTTTAAATCGGCGGATATCGCGTTATACGAAGCTAAAGCTTCGGGAAGAAACCGGGTTGTAGTGTCTGTTTAA
- a CDS encoding DedA family protein, giving the protein MEDMLSNIATYGYIGLFIYSLGGGFVALVAASVLSYMGKMDLATSMAIAFTANVIGDNLLFYLARNQKTAMHDYLRKHRRKLALAHLKMKQYGSWIILIQKFIYGIKTLIPIAIGLTKYDVKKFTILNILSAIVWTLVVGFASYFSGNAIVKLYDHIVEKPYIAIIVVATIFAVLWIYLSTATKKKKKK; this is encoded by the coding sequence ATGGAAGATATGTTGAGCAACATTGCGACTTACGGATATATAGGTCTTTTTATCTACTCTCTAGGAGGGGGATTCGTAGCTCTTGTTGCAGCGTCCGTTCTCTCATACATGGGAAAAATGGATCTGGCAACTTCGATGGCTATCGCATTTACCGCCAACGTCATAGGTGACAACCTGCTCTTTTATCTCGCACGCAACCAAAAAACAGCTATGCATGACTACCTTCGCAAACATAGAAGAAAACTCGCACTTGCCCACTTAAAGATGAAACAGTACGGCTCATGGATCATCCTGATCCAAAAATTCATCTACGGCATCAAAACGCTCATCCCCATCGCCATCGGTTTAACAAAATACGATGTTAAAAAATTCACGATCTTAAATATCCTCTCCGCAATCGTCTGGACGTTAGTGGTAGGTTTTGCAAGCTACTTTTCAGGCAACGCCATTGTAAAACTTTACGATCACATAGTAGAAAAACCGTATATAGCCATCATAGTGGTAGCGACTATATTCGCTGTTCTCTGGATTTATCTTTCTACGGCCACTAAGAAGAAGAAAAAGAAGTAA
- a CDS encoding flagellar basal body-associated FliL family protein, translating to MLIYCHVKFTNYVITTKINWINMDIKKIFTSLIFVLSVIFIILMVIKVALKSDFANVSNRNGQGSDAGYKMKTKFYKEFYYSTNFKRNPSNDNMLSLGNFTVNINSNREQNKLIMKVSIETKEGVIDDIMDRQSVIRNDVIDSVMNLRSSTINQENVSTAIKENLNKRLKGDVIKNVYFERFIIQ from the coding sequence ATGCTAATATATTGTCATGTAAAGTTTACAAACTACGTCATAACGACAAAAATAAATTGGATAAATATGGATATAAAAAAGATATTTACAAGCTTGATTTTTGTTCTGTCGGTTATTTTTATAATTTTGATGGTGATTAAAGTTGCATTAAAATCCGATTTTGCAAATGTAAGCAACAGAAACGGGCAGGGCAGCGATGCCGGCTATAAAATGAAAACAAAATTCTATAAAGAGTTTTATTATTCGACTAATTTTAAAAGAAATCCGAGCAACGACAACATGCTCTCTCTGGGTAATTTTACCGTCAATATCAACAGCAACAGAGAACAAAACAAGCTTATTATGAAGGTCTCTATCGAAACGAAAGAGGGTGTGATCGATGATATTATGGATAGACAGTCCGTGATACGAAATGACGTTATCGACAGCGTTATGAACCTGAGATCGTCAACGATCAATCAAGAAAACGTATCGACGGCGATCAAAGAAAATCTCAATAAGAGACTAAAAGGAGACGTCATAAAGAACGTCTATTTTGAAAGATTCATAATTCAATGA
- the uvrB gene encoding excinuclease ABC subunit UvrB: MPNFKVHSPYAPAGDQPQAIKALSDSILKGNRYQALEGVTGSGKTHTMARVIENVKMPTIIMTHNKTLAAQLYSEFRQFFPNNHVEYFVSYYDYYQPEAYIPRQDLFIEKDSAINDELERLRLSCTANLLSYDDVIVIASVSANYGLGDPQEYLKMVQAVTVGDEISQKKLLLRLVEMGYTRNDSYFDSGHIRVSGDVIDIYPPYFEDEAIRIEFFGDEVESIYKISVLENKRIEDYKNVNIYATSQFSVSQDRMAIAIKRIEDELGERLDFLLKEGKLVEAQRLKQRVEFDLEMLQTTGMCKGIENYSRLLTNKKPGEAPFTLLDYFEIKHKEYLVIVDESHVSLPQFRGMYAGDRARKEVLVEYGFRLPSALDNRPLQLDEYINKAPHYLFVSATPAQYELSLSAVKAEQIIRPTGLLDPIVDIKPLDNQVEDIHDEIKKITAKNERVLITVLTKKMAEALTKYLADLGIKVQYMHSEIDTIERNQIIRSLRLGEFDVLVGINLLREGLDLPEVSLVAILDADKEGFLRSETSLIQTIGRAARNAAGRVILYANKITGSMQRAIDITKNRRKHQEEFNKAHGITPTTTIRKLDENLKLEDHGDLYSKRKNIDKMPAAEKKKIVKELTEQMKKAARELEFEEAARLRGEITKIKKL, encoded by the coding sequence ATGCCGAATTTTAAAGTACATTCACCCTATGCTCCTGCGGGAGATCAGCCCCAAGCCATCAAAGCTCTGAGCGATTCTATATTAAAAGGAAACCGCTACCAAGCTCTTGAAGGCGTAACGGGAAGCGGTAAGACTCACACCATGGCGCGTGTCATCGAAAACGTAAAGATGCCGACCATCATCATGACGCATAACAAGACGCTTGCCGCACAGCTTTACAGCGAGTTTCGGCAGTTTTTTCCAAACAACCATGTCGAGTATTTCGTCTCCTACTACGACTACTACCAGCCTGAAGCCTACATACCCCGTCAGGACCTTTTCATAGAAAAAGACAGCGCCATCAACGACGAGCTGGAGCGTCTTCGCCTCTCATGTACGGCGAACCTGCTCAGCTACGACGATGTCATTGTTATAGCTTCGGTCTCTGCAAACTACGGTTTGGGTGACCCCCAAGAATACCTCAAGATGGTACAAGCCGTAACCGTAGGCGATGAAATAAGCCAGAAGAAACTTCTGCTTCGGCTCGTCGAGATGGGCTACACCAGAAACGACAGCTATTTTGACAGCGGACATATCCGTGTCAGCGGCGATGTCATCGATATCTATCCACCCTATTTCGAAGATGAAGCGATCCGCATCGAATTTTTCGGCGACGAGGTCGAATCCATCTACAAAATAAGCGTCTTGGAAAACAAACGCATCGAAGACTATAAAAACGTGAACATCTATGCGACAAGCCAGTTCAGCGTCTCACAGGATCGTATGGCGATCGCCATAAAACGCATAGAAGACGAACTCGGCGAACGTCTTGATTTTCTTTTAAAAGAGGGCAAGCTTGTTGAAGCACAGCGCCTTAAACAGCGTGTGGAATTCGACCTCGAGATGCTTCAGACCACGGGGATGTGTAAGGGGATCGAGAACTATTCAAGACTTTTAACGAATAAAAAACCGGGAGAAGCGCCCTTTACCCTGCTTGATTATTTTGAGATCAAACATAAAGAGTATCTCGTCATCGTCGATGAATCACACGTGAGTCTTCCGCAGTTTCGCGGAATGTATGCGGGAGACCGTGCCAGAAAAGAGGTACTTGTCGAGTACGGCTTTCGTCTGCCAAGCGCACTGGACAACCGTCCTTTGCAGCTGGATGAGTACATCAACAAAGCACCTCACTATCTTTTTGTTTCGGCAACACCCGCCCAGTACGAGCTTTCCCTTTCAGCCGTAAAAGCCGAACAGATTATCCGTCCCACGGGTCTGCTCGATCCGATAGTCGATATCAAGCCGCTGGATAACCAGGTCGAAGACATCCACGACGAGATAAAAAAGATCACGGCGAAAAATGAGAGAGTTCTTATCACCGTTCTGACAAAAAAAATGGCAGAAGCGCTGACAAAATACCTTGCCGATCTGGGCATAAAAGTGCAGTATATGCACTCGGAGATCGATACCATAGAACGTAACCAGATCATCCGCTCCCTGCGTCTAGGGGAGTTTGACGTACTGGTGGGAATAAACCTGCTAAGAGAGGGTCTTGACCTGCCTGAAGTAAGTCTTGTCGCCATACTCGATGCGGATAAAGAAGGGTTTTTAAGAAGCGAGACTTCGCTTATCCAGACCATCGGACGTGCGGCGAGAAATGCCGCCGGACGCGTCATCCTCTACGCAAACAAGATAACAGGCTCTATGCAGCGCGCCATCGACATAACAAAGAACAGACGCAAGCATCAAGAGGAGTTTAACAAAGCCCACGGCATAACTCCGACGACGACCATCCGTAAACTGGACGAGAATCTGAAACTCGAAGATCACGGCGACCTCTATTCAAAAAGAAAAAATATCGATAAAATGCCGGCAGCAGAAAAGAAAAAGATCGTAAAAGAGCTTACAGAACAGATGAAAAAAGCCGCACGCGAGCTGGAGTTCGAAGAAGCAGCTCGCCTGCGCGGCGAAATAACAAAGATCAAAAAACTTTAG
- a CDS encoding P-II family nitrogen regulator, with translation MKKIEAVIKPFKLEDVKDALAEIGVTGMTVSEVKGYGRQKGHSELYRGAEYVVDFLPKVKMEMVVADEQVDAVSNAIIDAARTGKIGDGKIFISEVDKIVRIRTGETDNEAI, from the coding sequence ATGAAGAAAATAGAAGCGGTTATTAAACCATTCAAACTAGAAGATGTCAAAGATGCTTTGGCAGAGATAGGTGTTACAGGGATGACGGTCAGCGAAGTAAAAGGTTACGGCCGTCAAAAAGGGCACAGCGAACTTTACCGCGGTGCCGAGTATGTGGTAGACTTTCTGCCTAAAGTAAAAATGGAGATGGTAGTCGCAGACGAGCAGGTCGATGCCGTCTCAAACGCCATCATCGATGCGGCCCGCACAGGAAAGATCGGTGACGGAAAGATCTTTATCAGCGAGGTCGACAAGATCGTTCGTATCCGTACGGGCGAAACGGATAACGAAGCTATCTAA
- a CDS encoding TIGR04255 family protein yields the protein MQQPHPSRLGITPIVESNLEIRFTSVIPSSAIPGMIYNALKDSYQEMLPTNVLEIPDSIRSHAPELKFAPLYRLVGNDKKVSVGVGQNVLTVFYNKELHNDNYPGWTSYIHDEVIDICKKINAMNIISETDRLGLRTIDFFEKINIFNKSELELNFNHTSILDEVTTLERAIIEDGFNCNVIIKSQTSRKFKNDIQLGSVIDIDTNVKLSNNLFADPDDIIMRCHRANKKTFFDLLKKEFIDTLDPRE from the coding sequence ATGCAACAACCTCATCCTAGTAGACTAGGCATTACACCGATTGTTGAATCAAATTTAGAAATTAGATTTACATCTGTTATACCAAGTAGTGCTATCCCAGGTATGATATATAATGCTTTGAAAGATAGTTATCAAGAAATGCTACCTACTAATGTGTTGGAAATACCCGATAGCATTCGTTCTCATGCTCCAGAATTAAAATTTGCACCTCTGTATAGACTTGTAGGGAATGATAAAAAAGTTTCGGTTGGAGTAGGTCAAAATGTCTTAACTGTTTTTTACAATAAAGAGTTACATAATGACAATTATCCGGGGTGGACTTCATATATTCACGATGAAGTTATAGATATTTGTAAGAAAATAAATGCAATGAATATTATTAGTGAAACGGATAGATTAGGTTTGAGAACAATAGATTTTTTTGAAAAAATAAATATTTTCAATAAATCTGAGTTGGAATTAAACTTTAATCATACTTCTATTCTTGATGAAGTAACTACATTAGAAAGAGCTATTATTGAAGATGGGTTTAACTGTAACGTTATAATCAAGAGTCAAACAAGTAGAAAGTTCAAAAATGACATTCAACTTGGTTCTGTAATTGATATCGATACAAATGTGAAATTAAGTAATAATCTTTTTGCAGATCCAGACGATATAATAATGAGATGCCATAGAGCGAATAAAAAAACATTTTTTGACTTATTAAAAAAAGAATTTATTGATACTCTTGATCCAAGAGAATAG
- the amrB gene encoding AmmeMemoRadiSam system protein B, which produces MKREMSVSGTFYPNTPEEIKRYFNHFTKVYDEKFTLPALKPKAVIVPHAGYIYSGFSANIAYRVLKNSGIKNFVIIGPSHRVAFHGTSLCEFKAYKTPFGELQNAEELLHELKQKFDIGCFADAHYEHSTEVQFPFIKHYMENAKILEIIYGKADPHHISQIIDYLLTREDTGIIISTDLSHFYDLNMAHQLDGICIEAIKNLDLKEINEGCEACGITGVEAMMMSAKKAGLHTKILDYRTSADASGDENRVVGYLSSCFYETK; this is translated from the coding sequence ATGAAAAGAGAGATGAGCGTATCTGGGACGTTTTATCCAAATACTCCTGAGGAAATAAAAAGATATTTTAATCACTTCACAAAAGTGTATGATGAAAAATTCACCCTGCCGGCTTTAAAACCAAAAGCCGTCATAGTTCCTCATGCGGGCTATATATACTCGGGGTTTAGCGCCAACATCGCATACAGAGTATTAAAAAACAGCGGTATCAAAAACTTTGTAATCATCGGCCCGTCGCACAGAGTTGCCTTTCACGGGACGAGTCTATGCGAATTCAAGGCATATAAGACTCCTTTTGGCGAACTGCAAAACGCCGAGGAACTTCTGCATGAACTAAAACAGAAGTTTGATATAGGCTGTTTTGCAGATGCCCACTATGAACATAGTACGGAAGTCCAGTTCCCGTTTATAAAACACTATATGGAAAATGCGAAAATACTGGAGATCATTTACGGAAAAGCGGATCCACACCATATATCTCAGATCATAGACTATCTTTTGACAAGAGAGGATACGGGGATAATAATCAGTACGGACTTAAGCCATTTCTATGATCTAAACATGGCACATCAGCTTGACGGCATATGCATAGAAGCGATCAAAAATCTCGATCTCAAAGAGATTAACGAAGGGTGCGAAGCCTGCGGGATCACAGGTGTAGAAGCGATGATGATGAGTGCGAAAAAAGCGGGTCTGCATACTAAAATACTGGATTATCGAACCAGTGCGGATGCAAGCGGAGACGAGAACAGGGTCGTGGGCTATCTAAGCTCCTGCTTTTATGAAACAAAGTGA